A DNA window from Anaerocolumna sp. AGMB13020 contains the following coding sequences:
- a CDS encoding M18 family aminopeptidase, with the protein MKEKESAKELLSFIQEATSPYHAVEEGIKYLEKAGFTGLDFKEDWELTKGAGYYIKPYATSLFAFTVGENFEKGQNFRIAAAHTDHPGFRVKPNADIRSGAYRKLNTEVYGGPILNTWMDRPLSLAGRVALRSEDPFHPELRILDIKKPVLTIPNLAIHVNKEVNKGVEINRQTDTLPLFSMVNEDISEEKFFLSFLARELGIDKSKILDYDMYIYNKEDGCFIGTSEDFVSCPRLDNLTSVWSLLKGINGGRRKEGINLIALFDNEEIGSKTKQGADSALLNLLLEKIMRGLSLKEENLYSQVTDSFLLSVDVAHGVHPNRPEKYDPTNYTALNEGIVFKIDSNQRYTFDTEAIAIVQQLCEAADVKYQKFVNRSDMPGGGTLGPIISSWLPVKTVDIGIPLLAMHSSRELMGTKDQAYLDKLMETYFGF; encoded by the coding sequence ATGAAAGAGAAAGAGAGTGCGAAAGAGCTACTTTCATTTATACAGGAAGCAACATCACCTTACCACGCAGTGGAGGAAGGTATTAAGTATTTAGAAAAAGCAGGATTTACCGGCCTGGACTTTAAAGAGGATTGGGAGCTTACGAAGGGAGCAGGTTATTATATCAAACCTTATGCTACATCCCTCTTTGCTTTTACAGTAGGAGAGAACTTTGAAAAGGGACAGAATTTCCGAATTGCTGCAGCTCATACAGACCACCCGGGTTTTCGCGTAAAACCCAATGCAGATATCAGGAGCGGAGCTTATCGTAAATTAAATACAGAGGTTTATGGAGGTCCGATATTAAATACCTGGATGGACCGTCCTTTGTCGCTGGCCGGCAGAGTTGCTTTAAGAAGTGAGGACCCTTTTCATCCTGAATTAAGAATCCTGGATATCAAGAAACCGGTACTTACCATCCCCAATCTGGCCATTCATGTAAATAAAGAAGTGAACAAAGGAGTGGAGATAAACAGACAGACAGACACCCTGCCTTTGTTTTCTATGGTAAATGAAGATATATCAGAGGAGAAGTTTTTCTTAAGCTTCTTAGCAAGGGAACTTGGAATTGATAAATCAAAGATTCTTGACTATGATATGTATATTTACAATAAGGAAGATGGCTGCTTCATTGGCACTTCAGAGGATTTTGTATCCTGCCCGAGACTTGATAATCTTACTTCTGTATGGTCACTGTTAAAGGGAATTAATGGAGGAAGAAGAAAAGAAGGCATTAATCTGATAGCACTATTCGATAACGAGGAAATTGGCAGCAAGACCAAGCAGGGTGCAGATTCTGCCTTATTAAATCTTCTGCTGGAAAAAATTATGCGGGGGTTATCTCTAAAGGAAGAGAATTTGTATTCCCAGGTAACAGACAGCTTTCTGTTATCCGTAGACGTAGCCCACGGCGTTCATCCTAATCGCCCGGAAAAATATGATCCTACTAACTACACAGCTCTAAACGAAGGAATTGTATTTAAGATAGACAGCAATCAAAGATATACCTTTGATACAGAAGCTATCGCTATTGTTCAGCAGCTTTGTGAGGCAGCAGATGTGAAATATCAGAAATTTGTTAATCGTTCAGACATGCCGGGGGGCGGTACTTTAGGCCCCATCATATCCTCCTGGCTTCCTGTGAAAACGGTGGATATCGGAATACCTTTATTGGCCATGCATTCCTCCAGGGAACTAATGGGCACCAAGGATCAGGCATATCTGGATAAATTAATGGAAACATATTTTGGATTTTAG
- a CDS encoding sigma-70 domain-containing protein, producing MEDKNKFQDMLKDVLEVARVQGNELGMNEIKEFFGGMGLNESQYEHIFAYLAANHIKVKGYVNTKAFDEYKEAVEESEKAEEGSQEKEEASKEDDTQSLESVVKQTGEDSQYLKMYLEDISAVKRADEAEYGTLLMSIRGKKEEVKERFIEVNLHKVVELAKNYQNRGVTLEDLIQEGNIGLLCGVEALYSETVLESEISFLEGYIKNALEQAVYENTESSSFEKDIINKISHIKSASEELAEELGREGNLHELARYVKMSEEELIDIINMSADGVKLSMEHEDK from the coding sequence ATGGAAGATAAGAATAAATTTCAGGACATGTTAAAGGACGTCTTAGAGGTTGCAAGAGTACAGGGGAATGAGCTGGGGATGAATGAGATAAAAGAGTTCTTTGGCGGTATGGGGCTCAATGAAAGTCAATATGAGCATATTTTCGCTTACCTCGCAGCAAATCATATAAAGGTTAAGGGATATGTAAATACAAAGGCTTTTGATGAATACAAAGAAGCAGTCGAGGAAAGCGAAAAAGCGGAAGAAGGCTCCCAGGAGAAGGAGGAGGCCTCTAAGGAGGACGATACCCAAAGCTTAGAAAGTGTCGTGAAGCAGACAGGAGAAGATTCCCAATATTTAAAGATGTACCTTGAGGATATTTCAGCGGTAAAAAGGGCGGATGAAGCGGAGTATGGAACCTTGCTGATGTCCATAAGAGGGAAAAAAGAAGAGGTTAAGGAAAGGTTTATTGAAGTAAACCTTCATAAGGTTGTGGAATTGGCAAAAAATTATCAGAACAGGGGGGTAACCCTGGAGGATCTGATACAGGAGGGAAATATTGGACTTTTGTGCGGGGTAGAAGCACTGTACAGCGAGACGGTCTTAGAGAGTGAGATCAGTTTCTTAGAGGGTTATATCAAGAATGCGCTGGAGCAGGCAGTCTATGAAAACACGGAGAGCAGCAGTTTTGAAAAGGATATTATCAATAAGATCAGCCATATAAAGAGTGCTTCTGAGGAATTGGCGGAAGAACTCGGCAGGGAGGGCAATCTGCACGAGCTGGCAAGATATGTAAAGATGTCTGAAGAGGAATTAATTGACATTATTAATATGTCTGCTGATGGTGTAAAATTAAGTATGGAACATGAAGATAAGTAG
- a CDS encoding DUF3862 domain-containing protein — protein sequence MGETKKCKHCQTEIDKKAKICPNCRRSQKKAGCLTFIIAFIIVVGAGGIIASIQNNAIQKNVSGVSNDSEYITLDEYNAIENDMSYEEVVKLIGSEGTSTTESSVGDITVKIITWYGNGMAGSNANVTFTNDKVTGKAQIGLK from the coding sequence ATGGGAGAAACTAAAAAGTGCAAACACTGTCAAACTGAGATTGACAAAAAGGCTAAAATTTGTCCAAATTGCAGAAGATCGCAGAAAAAGGCAGGTTGTCTAACCTTTATTATTGCTTTTATTATTGTAGTAGGGGCAGGTGGAATTATAGCATCTATTCAAAACAATGCCATTCAGAAAAATGTATCCGGAGTATCAAATGATTCAGAATATATTACTCTTGATGAATATAATGCTATCGAAAACGATATGTCTTATGAAGAGGTAGTTAAATTAATCGGGAGTGAAGGGACATCTACAACCGAATCTTCCGTCGGGGATATTACGGTAAAGATAATTACTTGGTATGGAAATGGGATGGCAGGTTCTAATGCAAATGTTACATTTACTAATGACAAGGTAACTGGTAAAGCTCAAATTGGTTTAAAATAG
- a CDS encoding DUF3810 domain-containing protein — protein MKETKTLNSNKWYMAFRKKRIFIILLAPLAYILLLISQKSSYFAEMIFARKIYKGIAYAVSFLTDKIPFSIMEVIIKLFLPVVLAGFVYLIFQLLKRRQKEKTAAYIFMLSLINIGCIASVIFFLYVITAGINYNRYSFAQISGYTLEKSSVQDLYELNKSLAVRAAEVRKLITEEGGAFTQDGAIIIDKSNWTDLVNAAAAAYEKIGTKYPQLEGNYKSVKAVSSSRVMSAMEITGIFWPFTMEANVNIDVPDYTIPATMLHELAHLRGFMREDEANFISYLVCSNSDDNVLKYSGLMLALAYVGNQLYQQSTEYYEQARALYSEEMKADLRENYYYWVQFEDTVISTASSTLNDTYLKANKQSDGVKSYGRMVDLLLAEFKAGE, from the coding sequence TTGAAGGAAACAAAGACACTGAATTCAAATAAATGGTACATGGCTTTTCGTAAGAAAAGGATATTTATAATTTTATTAGCTCCGCTAGCCTATATCTTACTTTTGATATCACAAAAAAGCTCTTATTTTGCGGAGATGATTTTTGCGCGTAAAATTTACAAAGGGATAGCCTATGCTGTCAGTTTTTTGACGGATAAGATTCCTTTCTCCATAATGGAAGTTATAATTAAACTTTTCCTGCCGGTAGTTCTTGCAGGTTTCGTGTACCTTATATTTCAACTTCTAAAAAGAAGACAAAAAGAAAAGACAGCAGCATATATTTTTATGCTTTCTTTGATTAATATAGGATGTATTGCCAGTGTAATCTTTTTTCTTTATGTAATTACAGCTGGCATAAATTACAACAGATATTCTTTTGCGCAAATCAGCGGCTATACCTTAGAGAAATCTTCCGTCCAGGACCTTTATGAGCTGAATAAGAGCCTTGCGGTAAGAGCTGCAGAGGTTCGCAAACTCATAACGGAAGAGGGGGGAGCCTTCACGCAGGACGGAGCCATCATTATTGACAAAAGTAACTGGACAGACCTGGTTAATGCAGCTGCAGCAGCCTATGAGAAAATCGGCACAAAATACCCGCAGCTGGAAGGAAATTATAAATCTGTAAAAGCGGTATCCTCTTCCAGGGTTATGTCTGCCATGGAGATTACCGGCATATTCTGGCCTTTTACAATGGAAGCAAATGTAAACATTGATGTACCGGATTATACGATTCCTGCTACAATGCTTCATGAATTGGCACATCTTCGAGGTTTTATGAGAGAAGACGAAGCTAATTTTATTTCTTATCTTGTATGCAGCAATTCAGATGACAATGTCTTAAAATACAGCGGATTAATGCTGGCCCTGGCTTATGTGGGGAATCAGCTTTATCAACAGTCTACGGAATATTATGAACAGGCAAGGGCACTCTATAGTGAGGAAATGAAAGCTGATTTAAGAGAAAACTATTATTATTGGGTACAATTTGAGGATACTGTCATCAGTACTGCATCAAGTACTCTGAATGATACTTATCTAAAGGCCAATAAACAGAGTGACGGAGTGAAGAGCTACGGAAGAATGGTAGATCTTTTGCTGGCGGAGTTCAAGGCAGGAGAATAA
- a CDS encoding flagellar export chaperone FliS, producing the protein MEKELAKSFAARITQASKTELIVIMYEVILSDIQSAKEKLSKGETEGFRHDIKHGQKFLNELMSSLDYTYDISLNLMSLYIFINKALVDAQYQMERKPLQDAEEVLQILMKGFEGIAKEDKSGPVMRNTGQIYAGLTYGRGVLNETYVDPNQVNRGFKA; encoded by the coding sequence ATGGAAAAGGAACTAGCAAAATCCTTTGCAGCCAGAATTACGCAGGCATCCAAAACAGAACTGATTGTAATTATGTATGAGGTCATATTATCAGATATTCAATCAGCAAAGGAAAAGCTGAGTAAGGGTGAAACAGAAGGCTTTAGACATGATATCAAACATGGGCAGAAGTTCCTGAACGAACTGATGTCATCCCTTGATTATACCTATGATATATCACTGAACTTAATGAGTCTCTATATTTTTATTAATAAAGCTTTGGTAGATGCACAGTACCAGATGGAGAGAAAACCTTTACAGGATGCGGAAGAAGTCCTTCAGATATTGATGAAAGGCTTTGAAGGAATTGCGAAAGAAGATAAATCCGGTCCGGTTATGCGAAATACCGGGCAGATCTATGCTGGACTCACCTATGGCAGAGGCGTATTAAACGAGACGTATGTCGATCCAAACCAGGTAAACAGAGGTTTTAAGGCGTAA
- a CDS encoding DUF6240 domain-containing protein, producing MNINVISEYKTTGAAGTADTSVPLQDVKKDEVKGTNEVQAQSAVAVYTEGSEKSSPVYEEKQEEAAEDTVYKQEESAGGDVSKTSSQITESDYIALEQEGISLEKFELERLDRMLARIKQQRELQENSLVDQRAKLTEKILQQQYLGLDYSKNKHLIERLDSANIPVTKANLDRISTGTDKARSVENMSDQAKYYLIKNRMEPTLDNIYKASYSAAHVKETPVNDSQWEEIKPQAAKIIEDSGFEVNEQSLSNARWLYSHNLGITENNLWATWDLDKIKSDMTTDKITDKLITSLAWGNTNSPSLSFLAEGQGYRAARADLDISDDTIRTMVSVRSDKEVDNLSIRDLYKQQRQQITDDRNIDNNTKAHIENTAQTAVSQEEIDIRTITVRRRLEEIRLKMTSDASGELLKKGFHLETDSLVKVVEGLKEIEDNYYRNLLKEGNVNVSQDNISTVKASLLQVEELKSAPAALLSNTLLSWSQETMESLTAAGNDYKRNHAADSYETLMTKPRADMGDSISKAFQNTGSLLEELGLEATEANKRALRILGYNNMPLTAENIDLVKLHDTQVNNVMKNFHPAVAVEFIRKGINPVELPVEELNNQINAMKEELGVTEEERFSRFLWKLDKNKEITEDERKSFIGLYRLLGAVDKTDGAALGAVVKANQELTLKNLLTAVRTRRGGGIETSVDDNFGTLSNYTKKGESITDQINTAYFEETSTSSEYTKAAYGKELVREIKDNLSPEALSGLGNTKDVADMTLEQVAEALNEQNKDTDKAYYNEKLKDFKEAVTKEAQVLLDNNKLPVTLSNVMAANDYLQKENTAFHKLNNLLQRSDSQREAADAIEEHVTLEVAEGTENSLNLEGISDKLLDNLESDSQIKNAYQEIETEVQDILKSYYEKGNLTVKDMEDIRRIGNGMQFITQMALRESYQIPLVTIEGITNVNVTLLKNTGDTGKAAIKIPTGKLGQIELNLTVKNNEVSAFIVCETREGLEAVKKKEAEIAEAFTIKDTKIKQISYGIGNNFGESGRYNNYKPKEEGDINTGDTPADTGTLLKLSKAFILQVKEIDNQL from the coding sequence ATGAATATAAATGTTATTTCAGAATATAAAACAACAGGCGCAGCAGGCACTGCGGATACCTCGGTACCGCTTCAGGACGTAAAAAAAGATGAAGTCAAAGGCACCAATGAGGTACAGGCGCAATCAGCGGTCGCCGTGTACACGGAAGGGTCCGAGAAGAGTTCTCCTGTTTATGAGGAAAAACAAGAAGAGGCAGCAGAAGATACGGTATATAAGCAGGAAGAATCAGCTGGTGGTGATGTATCAAAGACTTCCTCACAAATAACCGAAAGTGATTACATAGCTCTTGAACAGGAAGGTATTTCACTTGAAAAGTTTGAACTGGAGCGTCTTGACAGGATGCTGGCAAGAATAAAGCAGCAAAGGGAATTGCAGGAGAATAGCCTTGTAGACCAAAGAGCTAAATTAACGGAGAAAATTCTGCAGCAACAATACCTTGGACTTGATTATAGCAAAAATAAGCATCTGATCGAGAGGTTGGATTCTGCAAATATACCCGTTACAAAAGCCAATTTGGATCGTATTTCCACAGGAACAGATAAAGCAAGGTCGGTGGAGAACATGTCTGACCAGGCGAAATATTATCTGATTAAGAACCGTATGGAACCAACTCTTGATAATATTTATAAAGCTAGTTACAGTGCTGCTCATGTGAAGGAAACACCTGTAAACGACAGCCAGTGGGAGGAGATAAAACCTCAGGCTGCAAAAATTATTGAAGATTCCGGTTTTGAAGTGAATGAGCAAAGCTTAAGCAATGCCAGATGGCTTTATTCTCATAACCTTGGTATAACAGAAAATAATCTCTGGGCCACATGGGATTTGGATAAGATTAAATCTGATATGACAACAGATAAGATTACGGATAAGTTGATTACATCACTTGCATGGGGAAATACAAATTCTCCCTCGCTTAGTTTTCTGGCGGAAGGTCAGGGGTACAGAGCAGCAAGGGCAGATTTGGATATTAGTGATGATACTATTCGAACTATGGTGTCAGTCCGCTCGGACAAGGAAGTGGACAACCTGTCTATCAGGGATCTGTATAAGCAGCAGAGACAGCAGATAACGGATGATAGAAATATTGATAATAATACGAAAGCGCATATAGAAAATACGGCACAGACAGCTGTCAGCCAGGAGGAAATCGATATACGGACCATAACCGTAAGAAGACGACTGGAGGAAATTCGCTTAAAGATGACGTCTGATGCAAGCGGTGAGCTGTTAAAGAAAGGGTTCCATCTTGAGACCGATTCTCTTGTAAAAGTGGTTGAAGGCTTAAAAGAAATCGAGGATAACTATTATCGAAATCTTCTAAAAGAAGGCAATGTTAATGTCAGTCAGGATAATATCAGCACTGTGAAAGCAAGTCTTTTACAGGTTGAGGAATTAAAGAGTGCACCGGCAGCACTGCTTTCCAATACGCTTCTCTCTTGGTCACAGGAAACGATGGAAAGCCTTACGGCAGCTGGAAATGACTATAAAAGAAATCATGCAGCGGACAGTTACGAGACTTTAATGACCAAACCAAGAGCTGATATGGGTGATTCTATTTCCAAGGCCTTTCAAAATACAGGCAGTCTGTTAGAGGAGCTGGGACTGGAGGCCACAGAGGCAAATAAAAGAGCACTTCGCATTTTAGGTTATAACAATATGCCATTGACAGCTGAGAATATAGATCTTGTTAAGCTTCATGATACGCAGGTGAATAATGTAATGAAGAACTTCCATCCGGCAGTTGCGGTGGAGTTCATCCGAAAAGGTATCAACCCCGTAGAACTGCCTGTAGAGGAATTGAATAATCAGATAAATGCTATGAAAGAGGAGCTTGGAGTTACAGAAGAGGAACGCTTCAGCCGTTTCTTATGGAAGCTGGATAAGAACAAGGAAATCACAGAAGATGAAAGAAAATCCTTTATCGGCTTATACAGACTTTTAGGTGCCGTTGATAAAACAGATGGAGCAGCCCTGGGTGCAGTTGTTAAAGCAAATCAGGAGCTGACCCTTAAGAATCTTCTTACGGCTGTAAGGACAAGGCGAGGTGGCGGTATTGAAACTTCTGTAGATGACAACTTCGGGACGCTTTCTAATTATACAAAGAAAGGTGAATCCATCACCGACCAGATAAATACAGCCTATTTCGAGGAGACCTCAACTTCTTCGGAGTACACAAAAGCCGCCTATGGAAAAGAACTGGTCAGAGAAATCAAGGATAATCTTTCACCAGAAGCATTAAGTGGCCTTGGAAATACAAAGGACGTTGCAGACATGACCTTAGAGCAGGTGGCCGAAGCTCTGAACGAGCAGAATAAAGATACAGATAAAGCTTATTATAATGAGAAACTTAAGGATTTTAAAGAAGCTGTTACCAAAGAGGCTCAAGTTCTGCTGGATAACAATAAGCTTCCTGTTACCCTTTCAAACGTAATGGCGGCAAATGATTATCTGCAAAAGGAGAACACAGCATTTCATAAGCTAAATAACTTATTGCAGAGAAGTGATAGCCAGAGGGAAGCAGCAGACGCAATAGAAGAACATGTTACCCTGGAAGTAGCAGAAGGAACAGAGAACAGCTTAAACCTTGAAGGCATATCGGATAAGTTGCTGGACAATCTTGAGAGTGACAGTCAGATAAAGAACGCCTATCAGGAAATTGAGACTGAGGTTCAGGACATTCTTAAAAGTTATTATGAAAAGGGTAATCTGACTGTAAAAGATATGGAAGATATTCGAAGAATCGGTAACGGAATGCAGTTTATTACCCAGATGGCTTTAAGGGAAAGTTATCAGATACCACTGGTAACTATAGAAGGTATAACCAATGTTAATGTAACACTGCTTAAAAATACAGGTGACACCGGTAAAGCTGCCATTAAGATACCTACAGGTAAGCTGGGACAGATCGAGCTGAATCTTACGGTTAAGAATAACGAAGTAAGTGCCTTTATTGTCTGTGAAACAAGAGAAGGATTGGAAGCCGTAAAGAAAAAGGAAGCAGAAATTGCAGAGGCATTTACCATAAAAGATACAAAAATCAAACAAATCAGTTACGGGATAGGTAATAATTTTGGGGAAAGCGGTCGATATAACAACTATAAGCCAAAAGAAGAAGGCGATATCAATACCGGAGATACCCCCGCAGATACCGGAACGCTGTTAAAACTTTCCAAGGCATTCATACTACAAGTGAAAGAGATAGATAATCAACTTTAA
- a CDS encoding flagellin N-terminal helical domain-containing protein, translated as MRINHNISALKANNMLNRTNKSLDKSLEKLSSGYRINKAADDAAGMAISQKMKTQIAGLEQASRNASDGISIIQTAEGALSEVNSMLQRMRELSVQASNGTNTIDDRKSIQAEIDQLKEEIQRISDTTEFNTKTLLDGSIDRQSFTSNQNVQLVSVSDTVPSKTYTINVSAVATQATYSGSAAMGATNITAAQAGVFNINGNEVKIEEGDTPDMVYEKIRDLSDNANIECKKGASGELIFTTKEYGSDKKIEINVGNAALASYLNIDASVKPSTHTQAQGKDTVMAATWGTNFASTATVSSKGNFVTISDTNGFEMTFDVKATGSTTATVLDSGPMKLQIGANESQTMEVRLPKVNPDTLGISMVNICTQEGAEAAITIFDDANNLVTSIRAKLGAYQNRLEHSISNLDTTSENMTEALSRIADVDMAKEMATYTQMNVLAQAGTSMLAQANERPQTVLSLLQG; from the coding sequence ATGAGAATTAATCATAATATTTCAGCTTTAAAAGCAAACAACATGCTGAATAGAACAAACAAGAGTCTTGATAAGAGTCTGGAGAAGCTCTCTTCCGGATATCGTATTAATAAAGCTGCTGACGATGCTGCCGGTATGGCCATTTCCCAAAAAATGAAGACTCAGATAGCAGGACTTGAACAGGCCTCCAGAAATGCATCTGATGGTATTTCTATTATTCAGACAGCAGAAGGTGCCTTAAGTGAAGTGAATTCCATGCTGCAAAGAATGAGAGAACTATCTGTTCAGGCCTCCAATGGTACGAACACCATTGATGACAGAAAATCCATACAGGCAGAAATTGACCAGTTAAAAGAGGAAATACAGAGAATTTCTGATACCACTGAATTTAATACAAAAACTTTGCTGGATGGAAGTATTGACAGACAGTCCTTTACAAGCAATCAAAATGTACAGCTGGTATCTGTCTCTGACACCGTTCCAAGTAAGACCTATACAATTAATGTTTCTGCAGTCGCTACACAAGCAACTTATTCCGGCTCCGCAGCTATGGGGGCAACTAATATTACAGCTGCACAGGCTGGTGTATTTAATATTAATGGAAATGAAGTTAAGATTGAAGAAGGGGATACACCTGATATGGTATACGAAAAAATCAGGGATCTCAGCGACAATGCTAATATAGAGTGTAAAAAAGGTGCTTCCGGTGAGCTTATTTTCACTACAAAGGAATATGGCAGTGATAAGAAGATTGAGATTAATGTAGGAAATGCCGCACTCGCCTCATATCTTAATATTGATGCCAGTGTAAAGCCCAGTACCCATACGCAGGCCCAAGGCAAAGATACGGTTATGGCAGCTACCTGGGGAACCAATTTTGCTTCAACGGCCACTGTTTCCTCCAAAGGAAACTTTGTGACTATTTCTGATACAAATGGTTTTGAGATGACCTTTGATGTAAAAGCAACAGGAAGTACAACAGCAACCGTACTGGATTCCGGCCCTATGAAATTACAGATAGGTGCCAATGAGAGTCAGACGATGGAAGTAAGACTGCCGAAGGTTAATCCTGACACACTGGGTATCAGTATGGTTAACATCTGTACACAGGAAGGGGCAGAAGCAGCTATTACAATTTTTGATGATGCCAATAATCTGGTAACATCTATACGTGCGAAATTAGGTGCTTATCAGAATCGTCTGGAGCACTCCATATCAAATCTGGATACAACTTCAGAAAATATGACAGAAGCTCTTTCGCGTATTGCAGATGTAGATATGGCAAAGGAAATGGCGACATATACCCAGATGAATGTTCTTGCTCAGGCGGGAACCTCTATGCTTGCTCAAGCAAATGAAAGACCACAGACAGTTTTATCTCTGCTTCAGGGCTAA
- a CDS encoding LacI family DNA-binding transcriptional regulator has product MATIKDIANKLGIAVSTVSKGLNGASDISNDMRQLVLDTAVEMGYASKKMRTTTTRKVCIFIENMDYENIDQFGYDIIVGFKLSAARRHWEVTVIPASLTLQTDEKYDTYMLKNGYSGAFFLGFALHDDWVVQLNKTTVPTVLLDNYIEGNNHVGYVGTDSEEGIDCAVVHLKELGHKKIAFLNGSKNSMVSNQRYAAFVNSMNKHNLLLEESLIEYGYYVPDCAKYHVPSFLKNGATAIICASDLIASGVITEIMEQGLKVPEDISVIGFDDLPLATQLSPALTTIRQDRVDLGKSAFLLLDGLIHNITTSKLLLRAKFIKRQSTAICKERTREEK; this is encoded by the coding sequence ATGGCTACTATAAAAGATATTGCAAACAAACTTGGTATAGCAGTCAGTACCGTATCCAAGGGTTTAAATGGTGCTAGCGACATCAGCAATGATATGCGCCAGCTGGTATTGGACACTGCTGTGGAAATGGGCTATGCGTCAAAAAAAATGCGTACCACTACCACACGTAAGGTATGTATTTTTATTGAAAATATGGACTATGAGAACATCGATCAGTTTGGCTATGACATAATTGTAGGATTTAAGTTATCTGCTGCCAGGAGGCATTGGGAGGTAACTGTAATTCCCGCAAGCCTTACTCTTCAGACAGACGAAAAATATGATACGTATATGCTGAAGAATGGATACAGCGGAGCGTTTTTTCTGGGTTTTGCCCTTCACGACGACTGGGTGGTACAGCTAAACAAAACCACGGTGCCTACCGTTCTTCTTGATAATTATATAGAAGGAAACAATCATGTTGGTTATGTGGGAACGGACAGTGAAGAAGGGATTGACTGTGCAGTTGTCCATCTAAAAGAATTGGGGCATAAAAAAATTGCATTTCTCAACGGCTCCAAGAACTCCATGGTATCCAATCAGCGTTATGCTGCATTTGTAAACAGTATGAATAAGCACAACCTCCTTCTGGAAGAAAGCCTTATAGAATATGGATATTATGTTCCTGACTGTGCCAAATACCATGTTCCCTCCTTTCTAAAAAATGGTGCTACTGCGATAATCTGCGCCAGTGACCTTATCGCTTCCGGAGTTATCACTGAAATTATGGAACAGGGTCTTAAAGTACCGGAGGATATCAGTGTTATAGGTTTTGATGACCTTCCTCTTGCCACTCAGCTCTCGCCGGCATTGACCACTATCAGACAGGACAGGGTGGATTTGGGGAAGAGTGCCTTCCTGCTGCTGGACGGGCTTATACACAATATAACCACCAGCAAACTGCTACTCAGAGCCAAATTTATCAAACGCCAATCCACTGCCATCTGCAAAGAAAGAACCCGTGAGGAGAAATAA